From a region of the Streptococcus ruminantium genome:
- the uvrB gene encoding excinuclease ABC subunit UvrB: MINRSNENQFKLVSNYSPSGDQPQAIETLVDNIEGGEKAQILMGATGTGKTYTMSQVIARVNKPTLVIAHNKTLAGQLYSEFKEFFPENAVEYFVSYYDYYQPEAYVPSSDTYIEKDSSVNDEIDKLRHSATSALLERNDVIVVASVSCIYGLGSPKEYSDSVVSLRPGQEISRDELLNALVDIQFERNDIDFQRGRFRVRGDVVEVFPASRDEHAFRVEFFGDEIDRIREIESLTGKVLGDVEHLAIFPATHFVTNDDHMEMAIAKIQAELEEQLKVFEAEGKLLEAQRLKQRTDYDIEMLREMGYTNGVENYSRHMDGRSEGEPPYTLLDFFPEDFLIMIDESHMTMGQIKGMYNGDRSRKEMLVNYGFRLPSALDNRPLRREEFESHIHQIVYVSATPGDYEMEQTDTIVEQIIRPTGLLDPEVEVRPTMGQMDDLLEEITVRAEKGERTFITTLTKKMAEDLTDYLKEMGVKVKYMHSDIKTLERTEIIRDLRLGVFDVLIGINLLREGIDVPEVSLVAILDADKEGFLRNERGLIQTIGRAARNSEGHVIMYADKITESMRKAIDETARRRQIQMAYNEKHGIVPQTIKKEIRDLISVTKVVTQDKEEVIDFHALNKEERKAMIRKLEGQMQEAAEVLDFELAAQIRDMVIELKNL, translated from the coding sequence ATGATAAACAGAAGTAATGAAAATCAATTCAAATTAGTATCTAACTATTCTCCATCAGGAGACCAACCTCAAGCGATTGAAACCTTAGTGGACAATATTGAAGGGGGAGAAAAAGCTCAGATTCTCATGGGGGCGACTGGTACAGGTAAGACCTATACCATGAGTCAGGTGATTGCTAGGGTCAATAAGCCAACCTTGGTTATCGCTCATAACAAAACCTTGGCTGGTCAATTGTACAGTGAGTTTAAGGAATTTTTCCCTGAAAATGCGGTGGAATATTTTGTCTCTTACTACGATTATTATCAGCCCGAGGCCTATGTACCTTCTAGCGATACCTATATCGAAAAGGATAGTTCAGTTAATGATGAGATTGATAAATTGAGACACTCAGCGACATCAGCCTTGCTAGAACGTAATGATGTGATTGTAGTAGCCTCAGTTTCTTGCATCTATGGTTTGGGCTCACCAAAGGAATACTCAGATAGTGTAGTTAGTCTACGACCAGGTCAGGAGATTTCTCGTGATGAGCTTTTGAATGCTCTGGTGGATATTCAGTTTGAGCGCAATGATATTGACTTTCAGCGGGGACGTTTTCGTGTTCGAGGTGATGTGGTGGAGGTTTTTCCAGCTTCGCGTGATGAACATGCCTTTCGAGTAGAATTTTTCGGTGATGAAATTGACCGCATTCGAGAGATTGAAAGCCTGACAGGGAAAGTTTTAGGTGATGTGGAACACTTGGCAATTTTTCCAGCTACCCACTTTGTGACGAATGATGACCACATGGAGATGGCTATTGCGAAGATTCAGGCGGAACTGGAGGAACAGCTTAAGGTTTTTGAGGCAGAAGGTAAACTCTTAGAAGCTCAGCGATTGAAACAACGTACCGACTATGATATTGAGATGCTGCGGGAGATGGGCTACACTAATGGTGTTGAGAACTATTCTCGTCACATGGATGGTCGTAGTGAAGGAGAGCCGCCGTATACGCTGTTAGACTTTTTCCCCGAGGATTTTCTTATCATGATTGACGAGAGTCACATGACCATGGGGCAGATTAAGGGGATGTATAATGGTGACCGCTCACGTAAGGAAATGCTGGTTAACTACGGTTTTCGTCTACCGAGTGCGTTGGACAACCGTCCGCTGCGCAGAGAAGAATTTGAGAGTCATATCCACCAGATTGTCTATGTTTCAGCAACTCCAGGTGACTATGAGATGGAACAGACAGATACTATTGTCGAGCAAATCATTCGACCGACTGGACTCTTGGATCCCGAGGTGGAGGTTCGACCAACCATGGGACAGATGGACGATCTTTTAGAGGAAATCACTGTTCGAGCGGAGAAGGGCGAGCGAACCTTTATCACGACTCTTACCAAGAAAATGGCAGAAGATCTGACTGATTACCTGAAAGAAATGGGTGTCAAGGTCAAGTACATGCATTCGGATATTAAGACATTGGAGCGGACAGAGATTATTCGTGATCTTCGCTTGGGGGTTTTTGATGTTTTGATTGGGATTAACCTACTTCGTGAGGGAATTGATGTACCAGAAGTCAGCCTGGTCGCTATCTTAGATGCTGACAAGGAAGGTTTTCTTCGCAACGAACGTGGTCTCATCCAGACAATTGGACGGGCAGCACGAAACTCTGAAGGTCATGTTATCATGTATGCTGATAAGATTACAGAATCCATGCGCAAGGCTATTGATGAAACTGCTCGGCGCCGTCAGATTCAAATGGCCTATAATGAAAAGCATGGTATTGTACCACAGACTATTAAGAAAGAAATTCGTGATCTAATTAGTGTTACTAAGGTTGTTACACAAGATAAGGAAGAAGTCATTGACTTCCATGCCCTCAACAAGGAAGAACGTAAAGCTATGATCAGAAAACTAGAAGGTCAAATGCAGGAGGCGGCAGAAGTTCTTGACTTTGAATTGGCAGCACAGATTCGGGATATGGTGATTGAACTGAAGAATCTGTAA